The following coding sequences lie in one Ferviditalea candida genomic window:
- the plsX gene encoding phosphate acyltransferase PlsX produces MRIAIDAMGGDHAPEVNVRGALLAAEEWKDVELILVGDAERMKPYLSDAPSNVQALHADEVIAADDEPVRAVRRKKNASMVVAGRMVREKQADAMISAGNTGALMTTGLLIIGRIEGIERPGLAPVLPTLDGNGVLALDLGANMDASPEHLLQYGIMGSIYRQRVHGINRPRVGLLNVGTEEMKGNELTKAAFGLLKNGPIHFVGNVEARDLMQGTCDVVVCDGFVGNILLKTMEGTASGIMSALKTEFTKSLWSKLAAAVLKPGLSAFKKKLDYTEYGGAPFLGIDGVLIKSHGSSDAHAIKNAVRQARIALQNELVSSISTEISRKRDVKE; encoded by the coding sequence ATGCGGATAGCCATTGACGCCATGGGCGGCGACCATGCTCCCGAAGTCAATGTGCGGGGCGCCCTGCTGGCGGCGGAAGAGTGGAAGGACGTGGAGCTCATTTTGGTTGGCGACGCCGAGCGGATGAAGCCCTACCTGTCGGATGCTCCGTCGAACGTGCAGGCGCTTCATGCCGATGAAGTGATTGCCGCCGATGACGAACCGGTTAGAGCCGTAAGGCGCAAGAAGAACGCTTCGATGGTGGTCGCCGGCAGGATGGTTCGCGAGAAGCAGGCGGATGCGATGATTTCCGCAGGCAATACCGGAGCGCTAATGACCACCGGACTGCTAATTATCGGAAGGATTGAAGGCATTGAGCGTCCGGGATTGGCGCCGGTGCTTCCGACACTCGACGGGAACGGCGTGCTGGCCTTGGACTTGGGGGCAAACATGGACGCATCGCCCGAGCATTTGCTGCAGTACGGCATCATGGGCAGCATTTATCGCCAGAGGGTTCACGGCATCAATCGCCCCAGAGTCGGCCTACTGAATGTCGGAACCGAGGAAATGAAAGGCAACGAATTGACGAAAGCGGCCTTCGGCTTGCTGAAGAACGGCCCGATACACTTCGTGGGCAACGTCGAGGCGCGGGATCTCATGCAGGGCACCTGCGACGTAGTGGTTTGCGACGGGTTTGTCGGCAATATTCTGCTGAAAACAATGGAAGGAACCGCCAGCGGCATTATGTCGGCATTGAAGACGGAATTTACCAAGTCGCTTTGGAGTAAGCTGGCCGCAGCCGTGCTTAAACCCGGACTCAGCGCATTTAAAAAGAAGCTGGATTATACGGAATATGGAGGAGCCCCGTTTTTGGGAATCGATGGAGTGTTGATCAAAAGCCACGGTTCCTCGGATGCCCATGCGATCAAAAATGCCGTCAGGCAGGCCAGAATCGCGCTGCAAAACGAATTGGTGTCATCGATATCCACAGAAATCAGCAGGAAGCGAGATGTGAAAGAATGA
- the fapR gene encoding transcription factor FapR → MPKKHRQQLLTKEIEENPFLTDEELAGKFQVSIQTIRLDRLELGIPEVRERIKMMAERSFDQIRSIPLHEVIGDLVDLQLDKSGISILEIKEEHVFSRTRIARGHHLFAQANSLAVAVINDQIALTLSADIRFVRAVKLYEKCVSKAYVRPIPGEKVKAKVEVFTYVGDELVFQGNFVIYRSHKEMQLRGGKSHADSH, encoded by the coding sequence CTGCCCAAAAAACATCGCCAGCAGCTTCTGACCAAGGAAATTGAAGAAAACCCATTTTTGACGGATGAAGAACTGGCCGGGAAATTTCAGGTCAGCATTCAAACGATCCGGCTGGACCGGCTGGAGCTGGGCATACCGGAAGTACGGGAACGCATCAAAATGATGGCGGAGCGCTCCTTCGATCAAATCCGTTCCATCCCGCTGCATGAAGTGATCGGAGACCTCGTTGACCTGCAGCTGGACAAGAGCGGAATTTCCATCTTGGAAATCAAGGAAGAGCACGTATTTTCACGGACCCGGATCGCCCGGGGACATCATCTTTTCGCTCAGGCCAATTCACTCGCGGTTGCCGTGATCAACGATCAAATCGCGCTCACGCTGTCGGCCGACATCCGGTTTGTCCGCGCGGTCAAGCTTTATGAAAAATGCGTTTCAAAAGCGTATGTGCGTCCGATTCCCGGAGAAAAAGTCAAGGCCAAGGTCGAGGTCTTTACTTATGTCGGAGACGAGTTGGTGTTTCAAGGGAATTTCGTGATTTACCGTTCGCACAAAGAAATGCAGCTAAGAGGAGGAAAAAGCCATGCGGATAGCCATTGA